Genomic DNA from Rhodoferax mekongensis:
AAGCGATGGAAGCTCCCTACGCTTCGCCCTTTTCAGAGGAGAAGCTGATGACCACCTGTGTGATGAAAGACGATGCAATCCCCGAATACGGCCAAAGCCCTGCCAAGCCCGGTTTGTACTTGGGCCTCTTTCACGGGCGGGATGACCCTAATGAGCGGATGACGGATTGGGGCTTCAATGGGCCCGCCATTGGTCCATTGGTTTGGTGCCACACCACCTACGCTAACGACGTAAAGATTGAGTTTGAATCCGCGGGTGACGCGAAGCGGTACTTTGGCGACGATTCGACCCAGCAGGACTTTGGGATCAAAGGCGACATGTTGATTTACGCCGGGAAGTACTACGGCGACTGGACGGTGTACTACGTCCCACCTGCGGAATGTTTGCCACCCGAGGACACGTTCAGGACGAGTAAGCGGGCGGGTTATCGGATTGCGCACAACCCGATGCCGAAATAGTGAGATTTCTGCCTGGCATACTGCTTTTCAAGGAGGAAAGCGGTATGTCAAAAGAGACAAAGCTACGCAATGACTGGACTCGAGAGCAGGTACTAGCGGGGCTGCATATTTATCTGCAGCTGAACTACGGACAGCTCCACGCGCGAAACCCCAAAATCAAAGAATTAGCAGTCTGGATTGGCCGTACCGCGAACTCGGTGGCACTCAAGCTGTGCAACTTAGCCAGCCTAGACCCTGCAGTGCTCGCGAGCGGTCGTAAAGGCATGGACGGCGCATCCAAGGTCGATAAAGCGGTTTGGAGTGAGCTTTTGGCGAACTGGGACGCCACTGTTCTTGAAGCCGCTTCCATTTATGGAAAGTTGGCGGCGGGTCATGGCTTGGAGGTGGCCGACGAGTTGGACCTAGAGTTACCGCCTACTGAACTGGGGCGTACCCGCACGGCCACCGTGCAAGTTCGTGTCAATCAAGCGCGTTTTCGTAAGTCTGTGCTGGTGGGCTACAACAGCACCTGCTGCATCAGCGGTTTGCAGAACGAGAGCCTGCTCATCGCGAGCCACATCGTCCCGTGGAGTGAGGACACTCACAACCGCCTGAATCCGCAAAACGGTCTCTGTTTATCCGCACTCCATGACCGCGCGTACGACCAAGGTCTTATCACGGTGTTGCCGGACTACACAGTGCGTGTGAGTCCCAAGCTCAAATCCAAAAGCGCCGACGCGTTCTTGCGGGAGTCACTTCTGCGCTTCGACAAGGCCCCCATTCGTATGCCTTCTCGCTTGGCACCTGCGCCTGAATTTTTGGCTTGGCACGCGGGTCACTTTGGATTTATCTAGGGAAATTGCTCTGTTTTTGATAGCTGCTTGCGCAATATTCACGAGCGCTAGAGCCTGATTTGACTCTTAAACCAACCCATGCCGCTCCATCACCTCCCGCCACGCCGCCAACTTGCGCTCAAAGCTCCATGACGCATTGGCCGGGCTGGTGCTGGGGAGCTGGTAGACGGGCACGCCCAGGGTGCGGGTGTGGCGGGCGTGTTTGAAGCTTTCGCCGCCGTTGTGGGCGATGGCCTGTAACTGCGGCAGGTGTAGCGCGGCGATATCGTTGGACACCGCGTTACGGATGGCACTGTCCAGGCTGCCTTCGCGCTCGCAGCTGGCGTACACGTCCCACAAGCCCAGGCCGCGATCCAGCAGCCAGTTGCTACGAATTTCATAGCTGCTTGCGCATATTCCATGGGCGCCAGAGGGCCAAATGGCTTGCAATATCTTCCAGAACTGGTTTTGCGGGTGGCCGTAATACTCTTGCGCTTGCAGCGAGCGCACACCGGGGAAGCTGCCCAGTATCAGCACCTTGGTGGCGGGTGACACCAGCGGCGCCAGGCCGGTGAGGGTAGTGTTTGTCATCCGTGCTACCCGTTTGTTAGGTTTAGGCCCAATACGGTAAGTATTCGGCAAATTTGTTGCCGCTACTTGCGTCTTTGCGTTTGAGGCGCCCTGCAGCCACCGCTTCGCTGATGAGGTTGGTGATAGCGTTGCGCTGTTTGTCATGCAGCTTGAATCGCTCACGCAGAGTGGTGTTGGTCAGGGTTTGGCTGGACAGGTATTGCAGCACAGCGTGTTGGTAGCAGGCCTCAATACGCTCGGGAGTTTCCATATCGGCGAACTTGCGTGGCGCACTGAGCGTTACGCTGAAGGTGGTTTGCTCCGGCGTGATGCGTAGGGGCGGCATACCAAAGAGCTCAATGGCCTGCACCACTTTTTGAAAGCCAGTGCCCCGTTCCTCACAAATGCGGAAGCGGCGAAATGAGTAGGCAAGTTTTTCGTTGCGCGATTCTGGGGTAGCGCCAATTAGCCGGTCAGGGCGCTTGCCCGGCAGTAAGGTGCCAGGGTTGGAAATCGCAATGCGGTCGCTGTAAACATCCACCATCGGGCCTGAGCCGCTGATATGAAAGTCTTGGTGGATGAGAGCATTGGCGATGAGTTCGCGCAGTGCAATCTCCGGATAGACACTCACCTCGGTACGCAGAGACTGTTTGATGACTTCCGAGTGCGGCAGCATTTTGCGCAAGTAGCCAATCAGCCCCTCAAAACCCACGGCGTAGCCACGTTGACCTTGCAGTTCTTCAATCGTGTCTATTTTGTTCGTGCCCCGGTAGATCACCACGCGAATGGCTTTTCTGGCCAAGTTGGGAAAGTCTTTGAGTTGACGGGCTGCCGCTATAGCCCCGAAGTTGGTGATGTAGTGCCCCCGCCCCTCCATGGTGGTAAGGCCCTCTGCGACCAGCCAATGAGCGAGGTCATCATCATCGCCCGGGAGAGGTCGTTCCAGCAGCCGCGCAATAGCCTGGAGGTCCAGTAAGTCAGCAACCTCATCGAGTTTTAGCAGGGTTGAAGCGCGCAAGTCTTCCCAGCGCATGGGCGCGCTGTTCATCATCAACGCGCCGATTTCTTGGCGGGACGCTTTCCGGGTAGTGCCCCCTGATCGAATCCATGTCTCTTCTACCGACTTTCCGCGCCGTTGCAC
This window encodes:
- a CDS encoding DNA-deoxyinosine glycosylase gives rise to the protein MTNTTLTGLAPLVSPATKVLILGSFPGVRSLQAQEYYGHPQNQFWKILQAIWPSGAHGICASSYEIRSNWLLDRGLGLWDVYASCEREGSLDSAIRNAVSNDIAALHLPQLQAIAHNGGESFKHARHTRTLGVPVYQLPSTSPANASWSFERKLAAWREVMERHGLV
- a CDS encoding ATP-binding protein, producing the protein MANKHWVTDALAILAESLSPLPHELNELDWKANLSTHKDRLAEHLMAMANQPNGGVLVFGINNDGTAVGVSDSEVEQVIGTLANLGRDAIEPPIALDHAVVDHTPGTAVLLVKIPESPVKPVQRRGKSVEETWIRSGGTTRKASRQEIGALMMNSAPMRWEDLRASTLLKLDEVADLLDLQAIARLLERPLPGDDDDLAHWLVAEGLTTMEGRGHYITNFGAIAAARQLKDFPNLARKAIRVVIYRGTNKIDTIEELQGQRGYAVGFEGLIGYLRKMLPHSEVIKQSLRTEVSVYPEIALRELIANALIHQDFHISGSGPMVDVYSDRIAISNPGTLLPGKRPDRLIGATPESRNEKLAYSFRRFRICEERGTGFQKVVQAIELFGMPPLRITPEQTTFSVTLSAPRKFADMETPERIEACYQHAVLQYLSSQTLTNTTLRERFKLHDKQRNAITNLISEAVAAGRLKRKDASSGNKFAEYLPYWA
- a CDS encoding HNH endonuclease; this encodes MSKETKLRNDWTREQVLAGLHIYLQLNYGQLHARNPKIKELAVWIGRTANSVALKLCNLASLDPAVLASGRKGMDGASKVDKAVWSELLANWDATVLEAASIYGKLAAGHGLEVADELDLELPPTELGRTRTATVQVRVNQARFRKSVLVGYNSTCCISGLQNESLLIASHIVPWSEDTHNRLNPQNGLCLSALHDRAYDQGLITVLPDYTVRVSPKLKSKSADAFLRESLLRFDKAPIRMPSRLAPAPEFLAWHAGHFGFI